One part of the Musa acuminata AAA Group cultivar baxijiao chromosome BXJ1-5, Cavendish_Baxijiao_AAA, whole genome shotgun sequence genome encodes these proteins:
- the LOC135673376 gene encoding uncharacterized protein LOC135673376 isoform X2 gives MDVYLVEKGYSERLFTSQATSLCWPITACKRLKSLQGHGFRRRRSCRPSKCMLTKLLNGKAIRKALSWNKKKKIKKAFRLSDTGSKEKAMSGGRAVGDLDGALRRRCMQVDDSKQLSSVSVLELHSQGGSQVHTSDKEEDASTSNLDSPRKDLDIFRELLELAYTSAWDQLTKSKKQLDQHCEQDDERVVDSHECFARETAESEVHETDNSWQTQKEVVSSLTQLTCSDISNARREWYEFQPQVREIGTQVEQAIFEDNIEDVILEMMCLHYRTLEEVNYKYSSFKKALLSAFDMSASQQS, from the exons ATGGATGTTTACCTTGTGGAGAAGGGGTACTCGGAGAGGCTCTTTACATCCCAGGCCACAAGCCTGTGTTGGCCTATTACTGCATGCAAGAGGCTGAAGAGCCTCCAAGGCCATGGCTTCAGGAGGAGAAGATCATGCCGGCCGTCCAAATGCATGCTCACCAAGCTTCTCAATGGAAAAGCTATCCGGAAAGCCTTGAGctggaacaagaagaagaagattaagaAGGCCTTCCGTTTGTCTGATACAGGGAGCAAGGAGAAGGCCATGTCCGGAGGGAGAGCCGTAGGAGATCTGGACGGAGCACTTCGACGGAGATGCATGCAGGTGGATGACTCAAAGCAGCTGAGCTCGGTGTCGGTTCTGGAGCTGCACTCCCAAGGAGGTTCCCAAGTCCACACTAGCG ATAAAGAAGAGGATGCATCGACATCGAATCTCGATTCTCCAAGGAAAGACTTGGACATCTTCAGAGAGCTGCTTGAGCTAGCTTACACTTCTGCCTGGGACCAACTCACCAAATCAAAGAAGCAGCTCGATCAGCACTGCGAGCAGGATGATGAAAGGGTTGTGGATTCTCATGAATGCTTCGCCCGTGAGACTGCTGAAAGCGAAGTCCACGAGACGGACAATTCATGGCAGACGCAGAAAGAAGTTGTTAGCAGCTTAACCCAGTTGACATGCTCAGACATTTCCAACGCCAGGAGGGAATGGTATGAGTTCCAGCCTCAGGTGAGAGAGATCGGAACTCAGGTAGAACAAGCCATCTTTGAAGACAACATAGAAGATGTGATCTTAGAGATGATGTGCCTTCACTACCGAACATTGGAAGAAGTAAATTACAAGTATAGTAGTTTCAAAAAGGCTTTACTCTCTGCTTTTGACATGAGTGCCTCCCAACAAAGCTGA
- the LOC135673376 gene encoding uncharacterized protein LOC135673376 isoform X1, with amino-acid sequence MAYLSRASPGRGRRLSELLEEQQEPFLMDVYLVEKGYSERLFTSQATSLCWPITACKRLKSLQGHGFRRRRSCRPSKCMLTKLLNGKAIRKALSWNKKKKIKKAFRLSDTGSKEKAMSGGRAVGDLDGALRRRCMQVDDSKQLSSVSVLELHSQGGSQVHTSDKEEDASTSNLDSPRKDLDIFRELLELAYTSAWDQLTKSKKQLDQHCEQDDERVVDSHECFARETAESEVHETDNSWQTQKEVVSSLTQLTCSDISNARREWYEFQPQVREIGTQVEQAIFEDNIEDVILEMMCLHYRTLEEVNYKYSSFKKALLSAFDMSASQQS; translated from the exons ATGGCCTATCTTTCTAGAGCATCACCTGGCCGTGGAAGGCGGCTTTCCGAGCTGCTGGAGGAGCAGCAGGAGCCTTTCCTGATGGATGTTTACCTTGTGGAGAAGGGGTACTCGGAGAGGCTCTTTACATCCCAGGCCACAAGCCTGTGTTGGCCTATTACTGCATGCAAGAGGCTGAAGAGCCTCCAAGGCCATGGCTTCAGGAGGAGAAGATCATGCCGGCCGTCCAAATGCATGCTCACCAAGCTTCTCAATGGAAAAGCTATCCGGAAAGCCTTGAGctggaacaagaagaagaagattaagaAGGCCTTCCGTTTGTCTGATACAGGGAGCAAGGAGAAGGCCATGTCCGGAGGGAGAGCCGTAGGAGATCTGGACGGAGCACTTCGACGGAGATGCATGCAGGTGGATGACTCAAAGCAGCTGAGCTCGGTGTCGGTTCTGGAGCTGCACTCCCAAGGAGGTTCCCAAGTCCACACTAGCG ATAAAGAAGAGGATGCATCGACATCGAATCTCGATTCTCCAAGGAAAGACTTGGACATCTTCAGAGAGCTGCTTGAGCTAGCTTACACTTCTGCCTGGGACCAACTCACCAAATCAAAGAAGCAGCTCGATCAGCACTGCGAGCAGGATGATGAAAGGGTTGTGGATTCTCATGAATGCTTCGCCCGTGAGACTGCTGAAAGCGAAGTCCACGAGACGGACAATTCATGGCAGACGCAGAAAGAAGTTGTTAGCAGCTTAACCCAGTTGACATGCTCAGACATTTCCAACGCCAGGAGGGAATGGTATGAGTTCCAGCCTCAGGTGAGAGAGATCGGAACTCAGGTAGAACAAGCCATCTTTGAAGACAACATAGAAGATGTGATCTTAGAGATGATGTGCCTTCACTACCGAACATTGGAAGAAGTAAATTACAAGTATAGTAGTTTCAAAAAGGCTTTACTCTCTGCTTTTGACATGAGTGCCTCCCAACAAAGCTGA
- the LOC135674928 gene encoding basic leucine zipper 8-like codes for MSAHEPAIGSPLTALDGLEPVYAPPVRTAASSAEEERRRRRMISNRESARRSRLRKQRQLEGLRLEANRLGSQNRGLADRLGALSYYAALFRRENARLRDESAALRQRLGDIRRAALWWRLVRMPQMPSADSADVGGRYVAGNDPILASLMV; via the coding sequence ATGTCGGCCCACGAACCCGCCATCGGCTCCCCCCTCACTGCCCTCGACGGGCTCGAGCCTGTGTACGCCCCGCCGGTCCGGACCGCTGCGTCGTCGGCCGAGGAGGAGCGTCGCCGCCGCCGCATGATCTCGAACCGGGAGTCCGCCCGGCGGTCCCGCCTGCGGAAGCAGCGCCAACTCGAGGGTCTCCGCCTCGAGGCCAACCGGCTCGGATCGCAGAACCGGGGACTCGCGGACCGCCTCGGGGCGCTGAGCTACTACGCCGCGCTCTTCCGCCGCGAGAACGCGCGGCTCCGGGACGAGTCCGCAGCGCTCCGACAGAGACTAGGCGACATCCGCCGGGCGGCGTTGTGGTGGCGTCTCGTGCGGATGCCTCAGATGCCCTCTGCCGACTCTGCTGACGTCGGTGGGAGATACGTGGCGGGAAACGATCCCATATTGGCGTCGCTCATGGTGTAG